In Acidobacteriota bacterium, one genomic interval encodes:
- a CDS encoding WG repeat-containing protein, giving the protein MKAFMGCIFLCLLSQGQHCQSHQVQPVPIKSQPIATSQPAPPPAPELPKEPPDHLFRIRVGSSCGYIDRTGKVIIPPQFGSNSRSFSEGLCAVEVHDPDPMKPSKIGFIDLQGKMVIPPQFTKADFFSGGTAIVEVDGNYGEIDRNGKYVTPLQLAPLYTCFPDGLELINDDTGSYFVDRKANIVIKPRSGVSYYHFSEGFAQAESGNIGRTQTYRFINQKGQFVFPYLGLLPHCSDFSEGLAAVSLPESKRYGYIDRTGKFAIPQILEFEPAEGPDDIIGDTIPAYSDFSEGLAVALKKGKYGYINKTGKFVIQPQFDNASSFSDDLAFVSKSGESYFIDKKGNRAITPEKDSHSNQNFSPFINGLACDNIGYIDKTGKYVWKCPDGKRCWD; this is encoded by the coding sequence ATGAAAGCATTCATGGGATGTATTTTTCTTTGCCTGTTGAGTCAGGGACAGCACTGTCAATCTCATCAGGTGCAACCAGTTCCAATCAAATCACAGCCAATTGCTACTTCTCAACCAGCTCCCCCTCCAGCACCTGAACTTCCGAAAGAACCACCTGATCATTTGTTTCGAATTAGAGTAGGCAGCAGTTGTGGGTATATTGACCGCACAGGTAAAGTCATTATTCCGCCACAATTTGGATCCAACTCACGCAGTTTTTCAGAAGGGTTGTGTGCGGTCGAGGTCCATGATCCTGACCCGATGAAACCATCAAAAATCGGATTCATTGACCTGCAAGGGAAAATGGTCATTCCGCCACAATTTACAAAAGCAGATTTCTTTTCAGGAGGAACTGCTATTGTCGAAGTTGATGGGAACTATGGTGAAATTGACCGAAATGGGAAGTATGTAACTCCACTACAATTAGCTCCATTGTATACCTGTTTCCCCGATGGCTTGGAGCTTATCAATGATGACACAGGAAGTTATTTTGTTGATCGGAAAGCAAATATCGTAATCAAACCTCGTTCGGGTGTTAGTTATTATCATTTCTCTGAGGGATTTGCCCAGGCGGAATCGGGAAATATCGGGAGAACCCAAACCTATCGGTTCATTAACCAAAAGGGACAGTTTGTCTTTCCATATTTGGGATTGCTTCCCCATTGTTCGGATTTCTCAGAAGGGCTTGCAGCCGTTTCCCTTCCAGAATCAAAAAGATATGGATACATTGACCGAACTGGCAAGTTTGCTATCCCGCAGATTTTGGAATTCGAGCCAGCAGAAGGGCCTGACGATATTATAGGTGATACAATTCCAGCTTATTCAGATTTTTCTGAAGGACTGGCGGTTGCGCTGAAAAAGGGAAAATATGGCTATATCAATAAAACGGGGAAATTTGTGATTCAGCCTCAATTTGATAACGCCTCTTCATTTTCTGATGATCTAGCCTTTGTTTCGAAAAGCGGAGAATCTTATTTCATTGATAAAAAAGGAAATAGAGCGATCACTCCGGAAAAGGACAGCCATAGCAACCAGAATTTCTCTCCATTTATCAATGGTCTGGCTTGCGACAATATTGGGTACATTGACAAAACCGGGAAATACGTCTGGAAGTGCCCAGACGGAAAACGATGCTGGGATTGA